The Candidatus Poribacteria bacterium genome has a window encoding:
- a CDS encoding NAD(P)-dependent oxidoreductase, translating to MQILITGASGRLGQFVIRELETEGHSLVLMSRRNPPDEFAHLPFIQGDLNNFEDCQRAVEGVDAIQHLGAQPNPVDHPDLRADAAEKGIPFDATFKTNMLGTYYLMQAAIEADVQTVVMCGSNCALGHGFRISKTHIPIDYLPLDEEHPCYPEDSYSFSKRCGEDLLASYTRAYGIRTYVTRPAGISPEERRNQMKVNAKPTTSWTPWLWCWVGSEDVASAHRLLMEKADTLPPHGVYFLNADDTSALEPSQELVERFKPELLPKIRTLQGHQSFINCDKLKSAVGWRHETSWRE from the coding sequence ATGCAAATATTAATAACGGGTGCCAGCGGTAGGCTCGGTCAGTTCGTCATTCGAGAATTGGAAACTGAAGGACACTCGCTGGTGCTGATGTCACGTAGAAATCCACCCGATGAATTCGCACATCTTCCATTTATCCAAGGCGACTTAAACAATTTTGAGGACTGTCAGCGCGCCGTTGAAGGCGTGGACGCAATCCAGCACCTCGGCGCACAGCCGAATCCGGTCGATCACCCAGATTTACGGGCAGACGCAGCCGAGAAAGGCATCCCTTTCGATGCAACCTTTAAAACAAATATGCTCGGCACCTATTACCTCATGCAAGCCGCAATTGAAGCAGATGTGCAAACAGTCGTGATGTGCGGCAGCAACTGCGCACTGGGACACGGCTTCCGAATTAGCAAAACCCATATCCCGATAGACTACCTGCCACTTGACGAAGAACACCCTTGCTACCCTGAAGACTCCTATAGTTTCTCCAAACGTTGTGGTGAGGACCTGTTAGCGAGTTATACCCGTGCGTATGGTATCCGCACTTATGTGACGCGCCCCGCTGGTATCAGTCCAGAAGAACGACGCAATCAGATGAAAGTAAACGCCAAACCGACGACGAGTTGGACCCCGTGGCTCTGGTGTTGGGTCGGAAGCGAAGATGTTGCAAGCGCACACCGTCTACTCATGGAAAAAGCAGACACCCTACCACCACACGGTGTCTATTTTCTCAATGCCGATGATACCTCAGCGTTGGAACCCTCTCAGGAACTCGTCGAACGTTTTAAACCCGAACTGCTTCCGAAAATCAGAACACTTCAAGGACATCAATCTTTTATCAATTGCGATAAACTCAAATCCGCTGTCGGATGGCGGCACGAAACATCGTGGCGGGAATAG